A single Corynebacterium resistens DSM 45100 DNA region contains:
- the wecB gene encoding non-hydrolyzing UDP-N-acetylglucosamine 2-epimerase, whose product MTKTKVMTVYGTRPEAIKIAPVVRLLESDERFTSIVVCTGQHKEILNQVNQMFGINPDHNLNLMKHAQSLNTILSRAIAGLDDIIDAEKPDIVLVQGDTATAVAGAIAGFNRRAKIVHLEAGLRTGNIRSPFPEEANRKLITQIAELHLAPTSKAKSNLVAENVDPETVVITGNTVIDAFLEAAQWPTEFQNTQLASLDDSGREIIVVTAHRRENLLSLDNVGGAVQTLAGEYPEINFVMPLHPNPRVRDAVMPYVSELKNVLVTEPLPYDQFTRLQSRAKLILTDSGGIQEEAPSLGKPVLVMRSNTERPEAVLAGTVKLIGNSRERIVSETRALIEDPQLYAAVANAVNPYGDGKASIRSVAAIASLAGCGERIEDFLPDGG is encoded by the coding sequence ATGACAAAAACCAAGGTAATGACCGTTTACGGAACCCGGCCGGAGGCTATCAAAATTGCACCGGTTGTGAGGCTCTTGGAATCTGACGAACGTTTTACCTCGATTGTGGTCTGCACTGGGCAGCACAAGGAGATTCTGAATCAGGTCAACCAGATGTTCGGAATAAACCCTGACCACAATCTGAATCTGATGAAGCATGCCCAATCCTTGAACACAATCTTGTCTCGGGCAATTGCTGGTCTAGATGACATCATCGATGCCGAGAAACCCGATATTGTTCTAGTGCAAGGGGACACCGCAACTGCTGTAGCCGGGGCGATTGCGGGATTCAATCGCCGAGCCAAGATTGTGCATTTAGAAGCGGGGCTTCGGACGGGCAATATTCGCTCACCATTTCCGGAAGAAGCTAACCGTAAGTTGATTACTCAGATTGCAGAGCTGCATTTGGCCCCCACAAGTAAAGCAAAAAGCAATCTAGTAGCTGAAAATGTTGATCCCGAAACCGTTGTCATTACGGGTAATACGGTTATAGACGCTTTTCTAGAGGCCGCGCAATGGCCGACTGAGTTCCAAAACACTCAACTTGCCTCATTAGATGATTCTGGACGAGAGATCATAGTTGTCACTGCGCACCGACGTGAAAACCTACTTTCCTTGGATAACGTTGGTGGGGCCGTCCAGACTCTCGCCGGAGAGTATCCCGAGATTAACTTTGTTATGCCGTTGCACCCGAACCCCAGAGTTCGAGATGCAGTTATGCCTTATGTTAGCGAGTTGAAAAATGTGCTGGTCACGGAGCCGCTGCCATATGATCAATTCACAAGGTTACAGAGCCGAGCCAAGTTGATATTGACTGATTCAGGTGGGATTCAAGAGGAAGCTCCCTCTCTCGGTAAACCAGTCCTTGTGATGCGGAGCAATACGGAGCGACCGGAAGCAGTTCTAGCTGGAACGGTCAAACTTATTGGGAATTCACGTGAACGCATTGTTAGTGAGACCAGAGCCCTAATTGAAGACCCGCAACTTTATGCAGCGGTAGCGAATGCTGTCAACCCGTATGGAGACGGTAAAGCATCGATACGCTCGGTTGCCGCGATAGCTTCGTTAGCGGGGTGTGGCGAAAGAATTGAGGATTTTCTCCCTGATGGTGGGTAG
- a CDS encoding IS30 family transposase, producing the protein MHLTAAYAVATEAGCHIRLSQYARKVRQTQLRVEYLRLRLASLPGGDAGTAVGIDRRLRLDFEKGLTKSQGRREEFIPVGEDASTYNRLMKALRQRHDVIESGRLAPPALPSGVDPYKRISNRYICFEERVIIADLLREDVPLREIGRRLGRSASSIQREVRRNHSAEGPYRAETAQLKACARRLRPKIPKLLANKRLWDYVCAQLRAQWSPEEISNRLPIDYPTDKDMRISHETIYDAFYLQAKGRLKDLGLDLPTGRKKRKKRQTRSSTPAQQRFVDDMILIDDRPDEVSERILPGHWEGDLILGKNNQSAVITLVERVSRFVVLGHLPGRHTSKEVFTALHKAVTGIDKAIWSSITWDQGSEMAGHKAFTMATDIPIYFCHPGSPWERGSNENTNGRLRRNLPKNSDLSIYSAEDLEMIANIHNHKPRKALNWRTPAEVMTNALTQTGSIKPN; encoded by the coding sequence ATGCATCTTACCGCTGCGTATGCCGTAGCTACGGAAGCTGGGTGCCATATCCGGTTAAGTCAGTATGCTCGGAAAGTCCGCCAGACGCAGTTAAGAGTGGAATACCTGCGCCTTCGGCTGGCGAGCCTGCCTGGTGGTGATGCTGGCACGGCAGTAGGAATTGATCGTCGACTGCGTTTAGATTTCGAAAAAGGACTCACCAAATCCCAGGGTCGACGAGAAGAGTTCATACCCGTCGGCGAAGACGCCAGCACGTATAACAGACTTATGAAAGCGCTGCGCCAACGCCATGATGTCATCGAATCCGGAAGGCTTGCCCCTCCCGCCTTACCTAGCGGGGTAGATCCGTATAAACGCATCAGCAATCGCTACATTTGCTTCGAAGAACGCGTCATCATCGCCGATCTTCTCCGCGAAGATGTGCCACTGCGTGAGATTGGGCGCCGTTTAGGGCGAAGTGCATCGTCAATTCAGCGTGAAGTACGCAGAAACCACAGTGCGGAAGGCCCGTATCGTGCAGAAACAGCCCAGTTAAAGGCCTGTGCGCGGAGGTTGCGGCCGAAAATACCGAAACTACTAGCCAACAAAAGACTATGGGACTATGTATGCGCACAATTGCGGGCACAATGGTCACCTGAGGAGATTTCTAATCGCCTGCCCATCGACTACCCCACTGATAAGGACATGCGCATTAGTCACGAAACGATTTATGACGCCTTTTACCTGCAGGCCAAAGGAAGACTCAAAGACCTTGGCCTGGACTTGCCGACCGGTAGAAAGAAACGCAAGAAACGCCAAACCCGCTCCAGCACACCTGCCCAGCAACGCTTCGTCGACGACATGATCCTCATAGACGACCGGCCAGATGAGGTAAGTGAACGTATTTTGCCAGGCCACTGGGAAGGCGACCTCATCCTCGGTAAAAACAACCAATCAGCGGTAATCACGCTAGTAGAACGCGTCAGCCGATTTGTTGTCCTTGGCCACTTACCGGGAAGGCATACCAGCAAAGAAGTATTCACAGCCCTGCACAAGGCAGTTACAGGAATCGATAAAGCTATCTGGTCATCAATTACCTGGGACCAAGGAAGCGAAATGGCTGGTCATAAAGCTTTTACCATGGCCACTGACATTCCCATCTACTTCTGCCATCCAGGATCACCATGGGAACGCGGCAGCAACGAAAACACCAACGGCAGGCTCAGAAGAAACCTTCCCAAAAACAGCGACCTGTCCATCTACAGCGCCGAGGACCTAGAAATGATCGCCAACATTCACAACCACAAACCACGCAAAGCACTCAACTGGCGCACCCCAGCCGAAGTCATGACCAACGCCCTCACACAAACCGGTAGCATCAAACCAAACTAA
- a CDS encoding FtsX-like permease family protein, whose product MIRLALAQLRRRPLRYISLFFSIAIAVSLTVATAAISQSLRDSVHSLYTAPYESADVVAGLHNATPDQARRLQAEAKRLGATNTALDQQVVGTKKSGSAQLYQPVRVEAISSGPLMWQNIIDGRAPERPGEVLLSAPDDDSTQSNPDRTKANIGETIMLNLPTRGSKADVPVKVVGHTQPSATEKLIGTESLYAFPSDVATWAGPAPNDNKPVVNGELRIALPNGANASEFAQKLQQRAGNSIQVATADSRAQTLADQYFGKRDHYFVLLDAFVAVVAIVAALVIFSSYQVLAAQRRREFALIRSIGGRTGQLVSSVIVEAAVLAAIAGVLAAPFGLWLASFAGRHASVVGVRVPLSDATLSPLATFAVALVGVGLAVLAAVPAAWMAARRPVVESLSTSESGESSRVGLILTALVGVAIAVSGLWLGQRMLNAAADGAVSAKRVALAVTAGGLVVLGAMLLFAVIWPLVLGLLGRVVKLPVLQLALSYAGRQRLRSGALVAIVFAGSALVGAVVTGQDKVAGRLEEKAASKALADVAISSVDGPIPEGLVEKLRRTPGVTNVAEPQTVRIEGSQPARDGGATQNAPGENVLSGSETAYTLSAEDARTVLRDETQGAQPGELVLGRYSPWREELKTGDKIRIFVGGQPVQVKVRLSDSQFTLLDQDLAQKARQAAKDAKLREAGLDPANSEAVQAFEQRTGKTVPDFPVTMILAMLGGGEKPSASESRKPNPRDGAPQTPGNPNDAARQPDHPTDAARQPGHPNDATQQPNLPDVAAQEAAVKRVRQTVDAFPQKLVLKDGVAYRKAGTESVNRVLTVSKLMILASVLITLLGVLNVLLLTLTERRRDRELLRSVGLGPARGTLSLALEVLLLAGAAALLGWWLGSVEGLMVAGFVLA is encoded by the coding sequence GTGATTCGCCTCGCCCTCGCGCAGCTTCGCCGCCGCCCGCTGCGCTACATTTCCCTCTTCTTCTCCATTGCCATTGCGGTCAGCCTGACGGTCGCGACCGCCGCGATCTCCCAGTCTCTCCGCGATTCGGTGCACTCTCTGTACACTGCACCCTATGAATCCGCAGATGTGGTCGCGGGGTTGCATAATGCCACACCGGATCAAGCCCGGCGCCTCCAAGCCGAAGCGAAAAGGCTCGGGGCGACCAATACTGCCCTCGACCAGCAGGTCGTCGGAACAAAGAAATCGGGTAGTGCACAGCTTTACCAACCCGTCCGCGTGGAGGCGATCTCATCCGGCCCGCTGATGTGGCAGAACATCATCGACGGCCGCGCCCCCGAACGCCCTGGCGAAGTGCTCCTGTCTGCCCCGGACGATGATTCCACTCAATCCAACCCGGATCGCACCAAAGCCAACATTGGCGAGACGATCATGCTGAACCTGCCGACCCGTGGTAGCAAAGCAGATGTCCCGGTGAAGGTCGTCGGCCACACACAGCCCAGCGCCACTGAGAAACTCATCGGCACCGAGTCCCTCTATGCGTTCCCCAGCGACGTCGCCACCTGGGCCGGCCCAGCCCCGAACGACAACAAGCCGGTCGTGAACGGTGAACTGCGCATCGCCCTCCCGAATGGGGCGAATGCCTCCGAGTTTGCCCAGAAACTTCAGCAGCGCGCGGGTAACTCCATCCAGGTCGCTACTGCCGATTCTCGCGCCCAAACCCTCGCCGATCAGTACTTCGGCAAGCGCGATCACTACTTTGTCCTCCTAGATGCGTTTGTCGCCGTTGTCGCCATCGTCGCGGCACTGGTGATCTTCAGCTCCTACCAAGTCCTTGCCGCCCAACGCCGCCGCGAGTTCGCCCTCATCCGTTCCATCGGCGGGCGCACGGGCCAGCTGGTTTCCTCGGTCATCGTGGAAGCCGCGGTGCTTGCTGCAATTGCTGGGGTTCTGGCTGCACCTTTTGGGCTGTGGTTGGCTTCCTTTGCAGGTCGCCACGCTTCGGTGGTGGGGGTACGGGTTCCTTTGTCCGACGCCACGCTCTCCCCACTCGCAACCTTTGCCGTGGCTCTCGTGGGCGTCGGGCTAGCAGTCCTTGCGGCGGTGCCGGCGGCATGGATGGCAGCGCGACGACCAGTGGTGGAGAGCCTTTCGACCTCCGAAAGCGGTGAATCATCCAGGGTTGGCCTTATCCTCACGGCACTTGTTGGGGTAGCGATCGCGGTCTCGGGGTTGTGGCTGGGGCAACGAATGTTGAATGCGGCCGCGGATGGCGCGGTATCCGCGAAGCGCGTAGCGCTAGCTGTCACAGCTGGAGGGTTGGTTGTCCTCGGTGCCATGCTGCTTTTTGCGGTGATCTGGCCGCTGGTTTTGGGGTTGCTTGGGCGCGTGGTGAAGTTGCCAGTGCTGCAGCTGGCGCTCAGTTATGCCGGGCGACAGCGATTGCGCTCCGGAGCGCTCGTGGCGATCGTCTTTGCCGGTTCTGCTTTAGTGGGTGCTGTGGTAACCGGGCAGGATAAGGTGGCCGGTCGCTTGGAGGAAAAGGCTGCTTCGAAGGCGCTGGCGGATGTGGCGATCAGCAGCGTGGACGGGCCTATTCCAGAGGGGCTGGTAGAAAAGCTTCGGCGGACCCCGGGAGTAACTAATGTGGCCGAGCCCCAGACGGTGAGAATTGAAGGATCACAGCCGGCGCGAGACGGCGGGGCTACCCAGAACGCGCCCGGTGAGAATGTACTTAGTGGCAGCGAAACCGCGTACACGCTGAGTGCGGAGGATGCACGTACGGTGTTGCGCGACGAAACTCAGGGAGCACAGCCCGGAGAGTTGGTTCTTGGCCGCTATTCACCGTGGCGGGAGGAATTGAAGACGGGGGACAAGATCAGAATCTTCGTCGGCGGGCAACCAGTGCAGGTCAAGGTGAGACTGTCCGACAGCCAGTTCACATTGTTAGACCAGGATTTGGCGCAGAAGGCGCGTCAAGCAGCTAAGGATGCGAAGCTTCGGGAGGCTGGGCTGGATCCAGCAAATTCGGAAGCAGTCCAGGCGTTTGAACAACGTACCGGCAAGACGGTTCCAGACTTTCCTGTGACCATGATCTTGGCCATGCTTGGGGGAGGGGAGAAACCTTCTGCAAGTGAATCCCGGAAACCTAATCCACGGGACGGTGCACCTCAGACACCAGGTAATCCAAACGATGCAGCACGGCAACCAGACCACCCAACCGATGCAGCACGGCAACCAGGCCACCCAAACGATGCAACCCAACAACCAAACCTTCCGGACGTCGCAGCCCAGGAAGCGGCCGTAAAACGTGTACGCCAAACCGTCGATGCTTTCCCCCAAAAGTTGGTCCTGAAGGACGGTGTTGCTTATCGCAAGGCCGGCACTGAGTCTGTGAACCGAGTGCTCACCGTATCGAAACTGATGATCCTCGCTTCGGTGCTGATCACCCTGTTGGGTGTGCTGAACGTGCTGTTATTGACTCTCACGGAACGCCGTCGGGATCGGGAACTACTGCGTTCCGTTGGTCTCGGCCCAGCCCGAGGAACCCTATCTCTTGCGCTCGAGGTTCTCCTGCTAGCAGGCGCAGCTGCACTGTTGGGGTGGTGGCTTGGCTCGGTGGAGGGATTAATGGTTGCGGGGTTTGTTTTAGCATGA
- a CDS encoding ABC transporter ATP-binding protein: MNSTESHNAAEYFYGEKPAEPVVRSDASQPALRVCRLAFSAGSGASRTRILRGIDAEFPSHQWTSIMGPSGSGKTTLLHCLSGLAVPSGGTVQLSATDGSTIDISALSEGARAKLRTTDISIVFQDFNLVPVLNVEDNIRLPRRLAGSRGRRRSEKAPERGSQSEVSDAELFSLITTTLGIEGLLKRLPSQLSGGQRQRVAIARSLFTRPAVILADEPTGSLDSETGQAVLELFRRVVDEFNQTLIMVTHDEHAAQHGDSIVRMKDGRIVDIQVVR; encoded by the coding sequence ATGAATTCGACGGAGAGCCACAACGCTGCAGAATATTTTTACGGTGAGAAACCTGCCGAACCGGTAGTGAGATCCGATGCATCGCAGCCGGCACTCAGGGTGTGTCGCCTAGCTTTTAGTGCAGGTAGCGGCGCATCTAGGACTCGCATCCTGCGTGGCATCGATGCAGAGTTCCCGAGCCATCAGTGGACCTCTATCATGGGCCCGTCGGGCTCCGGTAAAACGACTTTGTTGCATTGCCTATCGGGCCTTGCTGTCCCTAGTGGGGGAACAGTTCAGCTCTCGGCGACTGATGGATCCACCATTGACATCAGCGCATTGAGTGAAGGTGCCCGTGCCAAGCTTCGCACCACTGACATCTCAATTGTCTTCCAAGATTTCAACCTTGTTCCGGTTCTGAACGTCGAAGATAATATTCGCCTGCCCCGTCGCCTTGCCGGCTCGCGTGGTCGCCGGCGGTCAGAAAAAGCTCCTGAAAGGGGGAGCCAATCGGAAGTAAGTGATGCCGAACTCTTCAGTCTTATTACAACAACCCTCGGTATCGAAGGCCTCCTCAAGCGCCTTCCCAGCCAACTCTCCGGGGGGCAGCGCCAGCGCGTCGCTATCGCCCGCAGCCTGTTCACGCGCCCAGCGGTGATCCTTGCCGACGAACCGACCGGCAGCCTCGATTCGGAAACTGGCCAGGCGGTATTGGAGCTTTTCAGGCGCGTTGTCGATGAATTCAACCAGACGCTCATCATGGTCACCCACGATGAACATGCCGCTCAGCACGGCGATTCCATCGTGCGTATGAAGGACGGCCGCATTGTGGATATCCAGGTGGTGCGTTAA
- a CDS encoding glycoside hydrolase family 3 N-terminal domain-containing protein yields the protein MRRILVAISASALLLAGCSTDSGPTPPAHDSTPAETSPSAAATSGGSDSSKAPSQDGRSGKSSPVQPVKLKCESLSKATDQQLAGRLLAVGVTDFASAQQAVDAGVRHLFIGTGSDYSMLNGQGDPQRSIAALEKRAGEKLTVSVDEEGGEVQRLSKVIGELPSPRKMAATMRPEQVRHMMAEHGRKLRKLGVTVDFAPVVDLGGAEDISANGIGSRAFSADPQVVAKYGRAYAEGLRDAGITPVFKHFPGHGHAKGDSHLGTVVTSPLDVMKKQDLVPFKQLSGMDGNTGRDGNTGRPAVAMMVGHVQVPGLGENKPSSINPVAYKLLRDYNFHGLIVTDDLTGMKAVSDHLTGPEAVVAAVRAGADQALAAAGGIDVPAAVDGLARAISSGKIPRERAIASADRGCLPS from the coding sequence ATGCGCCGAATCCTTGTTGCTATTTCTGCATCTGCGTTGCTGTTGGCTGGTTGTTCCACCGATTCTGGGCCGACGCCGCCAGCCCACGATTCCACGCCAGCCGAAACTTCGCCGTCCGCTGCGGCGACCAGCGGGGGTTCTGATTCTTCGAAGGCACCATCGCAGGACGGCCGATCGGGCAAGAGCAGCCCGGTGCAACCGGTGAAGCTGAAGTGCGAAAGTTTGAGTAAAGCTACCGATCAGCAGCTGGCGGGCCGGCTTTTGGCAGTGGGAGTGACGGATTTCGCGAGCGCCCAGCAGGCGGTGGATGCCGGGGTGCGCCACCTATTTATCGGAACTGGCAGTGACTATTCGATGCTCAATGGGCAGGGTGATCCTCAGCGAAGCATTGCTGCTTTGGAAAAGCGGGCGGGTGAGAAGCTCACCGTCAGTGTGGATGAGGAAGGCGGCGAGGTGCAGCGCCTCAGCAAGGTGATTGGTGAACTGCCCAGCCCGCGGAAGATGGCCGCAACGATGCGCCCAGAACAGGTGCGCCACATGATGGCTGAACATGGCCGGAAGCTGCGCAAACTCGGTGTGACGGTGGATTTCGCGCCGGTGGTGGACCTAGGTGGGGCAGAAGACATCAGTGCCAACGGCATTGGATCGCGCGCGTTTAGTGCAGATCCCCAGGTAGTCGCTAAATATGGTCGCGCTTATGCAGAGGGCTTGCGCGATGCAGGTATTACCCCAGTGTTCAAACACTTCCCGGGGCACGGGCATGCGAAGGGGGATTCACACCTCGGCACGGTGGTGACATCACCTTTGGATGTGATGAAAAAGCAGGACCTTGTGCCCTTCAAACAGCTTTCCGGGATGGATGGTAATACCGGGAGGGATGGTAATACTGGCCGGCCAGCAGTAGCGATGATGGTTGGCCACGTGCAGGTTCCGGGGCTTGGGGAAAATAAGCCATCCTCAATCAATCCGGTGGCGTACAAACTGCTGCGTGATTACAATTTCCATGGGCTTATCGTCACCGATGATCTGACGGGCATGAAAGCAGTTAGTGATCACCTCACCGGCCCAGAAGCAGTGGTTGCTGCAGTGCGCGCGGGGGCGGATCAAGCACTGGCCGCTGCTGGTGGAATTGATGTTCCAGCTGCGGTGGATGGGCTAGCTCGGGCGATCTCCAGCGGCAAGATTCCACGTGAACGCGCCATCGCCTCCGCCGATCGCGGTTGCTTGCCGAGCTAG
- a CDS encoding Nramp family divalent metal transporter, translated as MQQASNDDHPRIIALLGPAFVAAIAYVDPGNVAANLSAGAEYGYLLLWVLVLANLMAMLVQYLSAKLGLVTGRSLTSLVAESLGKREHSEQSQPGTRERRAGRLLYWAQAEIVTAATDIAEVIGGATALYLLFGTPPLLGGVIVGAFSLALLALQSPASQRRFEFVIMGFLAVITLGFLAGLFFTGLSIHEMATGIIPRFQGAPTVVLAASMLGATVMPHAIYLHSGLVRDREFRLDSDAATARHLTATRWDVAIALVVAGSVNIGMLCLAAEALQGVEGTDSIEGAHRAVTDALGPVVGALFGLGLLASGLASTSVGCYAGDMVMKDLLRFRIPVLWRRFLTLLPALVLLGFGAEPTWALIVSQVVLSLGIPFALIPLVLFTARRSVMGRWTNARALTVIAVICCTIIIALNIALVYLTATGAA; from the coding sequence GTGCAACAAGCCAGCAATGATGATCACCCACGGATAATCGCCCTGCTTGGCCCCGCTTTCGTAGCTGCGATCGCGTATGTGGACCCCGGCAATGTGGCGGCCAATCTTTCGGCTGGGGCGGAGTACGGCTACCTGCTGCTGTGGGTGTTGGTGCTGGCGAACCTCATGGCGATGCTGGTGCAGTACCTCTCCGCGAAACTCGGGTTGGTGACGGGGCGGAGCTTGACCTCGCTGGTCGCGGAATCTCTCGGGAAGCGCGAACATAGCGAGCAGTCACAGCCCGGCACCCGCGAACGCCGAGCTGGCCGGTTACTGTACTGGGCTCAGGCCGAAATCGTCACCGCCGCTACCGATATCGCAGAGGTGATCGGCGGCGCCACCGCACTGTACCTGCTGTTCGGAACTCCCCCGTTACTGGGTGGTGTGATCGTAGGTGCGTTTTCCCTGGCACTGCTCGCCCTGCAAAGCCCCGCAAGCCAGCGGCGCTTCGAGTTCGTTATCATGGGCTTCCTCGCCGTCATCACCCTCGGGTTCCTAGCCGGGCTGTTCTTCACCGGCCTGAGCATCCACGAAATGGCCACCGGCATCATCCCCCGTTTCCAAGGCGCCCCAACCGTCGTGCTGGCGGCCTCCATGTTGGGCGCCACCGTCATGCCGCACGCGATCTACCTTCATTCTGGGCTGGTGCGGGATCGGGAGTTTCGTTTAGATTCCGACGCCGCCACGGCCCGCCATCTCACCGCAACACGCTGGGATGTCGCTATTGCGCTGGTCGTGGCGGGCAGTGTGAACATCGGGATGTTGTGCTTGGCAGCTGAAGCCCTGCAGGGTGTGGAGGGTACCGATTCCATCGAAGGCGCACACCGCGCGGTGACCGATGCGCTTGGCCCTGTGGTGGGTGCGCTGTTCGGGTTGGGGCTGTTGGCTTCCGGGTTAGCTTCCACTTCCGTGGGCTGCTACGCGGGTGACATGGTAATGAAGGACCTGCTGCGGTTCCGTATCCCCGTGTTGTGGCGCAGGTTCCTCACGTTGCTGCCCGCATTAGTTCTGCTGGGATTCGGTGCGGAGCCGACTTGGGCGCTCATCGTTAGTCAAGTTGTGCTGAGCTTGGGTATTCCATTCGCGCTGATCCCGCTGGTGCTGTTCACTGCGCGGCGCAGCGTTATGGGGCGGTGGACTAACGCACGTGCCCTCACGGTCATCGCGGTGATCTGCTGCACGATCATTATCGCGCTCAATATCGCGCTGGTGTACCTGACCGCGACGGGCGCGGCTTAG
- a CDS encoding VanW family protein has product MRPRDPRSSHRGGTRHRRKKKRALPFFFWFLLGVLGLGGVLYGVDIAMSEGQVPRGVTVGGVDIGGMGSAQAEQRLRNDLGEKVRQPVTVKAGNMSSQLEPTQSGLRVDWGKTVAQAGKQPLNPITRIKSFYEKREVGIVSQFGETNLNRELERVNRELTRSPKDAALAVTEAGKPNITKDVPGQTVDTQKVNEAVKKNWLNKTRTVSVDADVTKAKILTADAQKAVKDYVVPATSKPIVFHGRNKVDAKLTAPDFAKILSFKNDNGTLAPQWNNDAAKSILAERLKGTEKEFRNANFEADGNRLTVIPHQDGILIKWPETLGKIEEKALDKKRREWPVKYENKKATYTTEEAKKAKFDDVVGEFTTGGFSDASGVNIRRVAEMVDGAIVLPGETFSLNGHTGPRGKAQGFVESGIIIDGHAGEAVGGGISQFATTLYNASYFAGMEDVAHTPHSYYISRYPAGREATVYEGAIDLQFKNPFKTPVRIRTSADSNSVTVKFYGVKTVKVESIPGDRTNPTSPKTVELKDKKCSPSSGAPGFTTTDTRVVRDLKGKELERRTTTTVYDPAPIVKCK; this is encoded by the coding sequence ATGCGGCCACGCGATCCTCGTTCCTCCCACCGTGGTGGTACACGGCACCGCCGGAAGAAGAAGCGGGCGCTGCCGTTCTTTTTCTGGTTTCTCCTTGGGGTGCTGGGCTTAGGGGGAGTGCTTTATGGTGTGGATATCGCCATGTCGGAGGGGCAGGTGCCCCGCGGTGTGACCGTCGGAGGCGTGGATATCGGCGGTATGGGCAGCGCCCAGGCGGAGCAGCGCCTGCGCAACGATTTGGGAGAGAAGGTTCGTCAGCCCGTCACGGTGAAGGCTGGCAATATGTCCAGCCAACTGGAACCAACCCAATCGGGCTTGCGCGTGGATTGGGGTAAAACCGTTGCACAGGCGGGCAAGCAGCCACTGAACCCCATTACGCGGATTAAGAGTTTTTATGAAAAGCGAGAGGTCGGCATTGTTTCCCAATTCGGGGAAACGAATCTGAACCGTGAACTGGAGCGGGTGAACCGGGAACTCACCCGCAGCCCGAAGGATGCTGCCTTGGCGGTTACGGAGGCCGGCAAGCCCAATATCACGAAGGATGTGCCTGGTCAGACCGTTGATACGCAAAAGGTGAACGAGGCCGTTAAGAAGAACTGGCTGAATAAGACTCGCACAGTTTCGGTGGATGCAGATGTAACTAAGGCGAAGATCCTCACTGCGGATGCGCAAAAGGCAGTGAAGGATTATGTTGTTCCAGCTACGTCCAAGCCCATCGTATTTCACGGTCGCAACAAGGTAGATGCAAAGCTGACAGCCCCGGATTTCGCGAAGATTCTGAGTTTTAAGAACGACAATGGCACGTTGGCTCCGCAGTGGAATAATGACGCCGCCAAGTCGATCCTGGCCGAGCGCCTCAAGGGCACGGAAAAAGAATTCCGCAACGCGAATTTCGAGGCCGACGGTAATCGCCTAACTGTGATTCCTCACCAGGACGGCATCCTGATTAAGTGGCCGGAAACGCTGGGCAAGATTGAGGAAAAGGCACTGGACAAAAAGCGCCGTGAATGGCCCGTGAAGTATGAGAATAAGAAAGCTACGTACACCACGGAGGAAGCCAAGAAGGCGAAATTCGATGATGTGGTGGGCGAGTTCACAACTGGCGGGTTCTCCGATGCCTCGGGTGTGAATATCCGTCGGGTGGCGGAGATGGTCGATGGGGCTATCGTTCTGCCAGGTGAGACCTTCAGTTTGAATGGCCACACTGGCCCACGTGGCAAGGCGCAAGGTTTCGTGGAATCCGGCATCATTATCGATGGTCACGCAGGCGAGGCCGTGGGTGGCGGCATTAGCCAGTTCGCAACCACGTTGTATAACGCTAGTTACTTCGCGGGTATGGAAGACGTAGCGCATACTCCGCACAGTTACTACATTTCGCGTTACCCGGCCGGGCGTGAGGCCACGGTCTACGAAGGTGCCATTGACCTGCAGTTTAAGAACCCTTTCAAAACCCCTGTGCGGATTCGAACGAGTGCGGATTCAAATTCCGTCACGGTGAAGTTCTACGGCGTGAAGACGGTCAAGGTTGAAAGTATCCCGGGTGATCGCACGAACCCGACCAGCCCGAAGACGGTGGAGCTGAAGGACAAGAAGTGCTCGCCATCGTCTGGCGCACCGGGCTTCACCACCACGGACACGCGTGTGGTGCGCGATCTGAAGGGCAAGGAGCTGGAGCGACGCACGACCACAACGGTTTACGACCCGGCGCCGATTGTGAAGTGCAAGTAG